The following are from one region of the Vulgatibacter sp. genome:
- a CDS encoding DUF4215 domain-containing protein, whose translation MCGNGKVEAGESCDDGNADDTDGCRNTCTAATCGDGIVQAGVEECDDGNDVDTDGCLSTCVAASCGDGVVQAGVETCDDGNDVDTDACPTTCQTAACGDGFVQAGSEECDDGNDVDTDACRNNCVSATCGDGVVHAGVEGCDDGNEDDSDACLSTCVSATCGDGVVQADVEECDDGNADETDACLANCVAARCGDGFVQAGVEVCDDGNTDDTDLCPTTCQPARCGDGFVQEGAEACDDGAANSDTAADACRTNCQEATCGDGTVDSGEPCDDGNDVETDACRTGCIPATCGDGFVQDGVETCDDANADDTDGCPGTCQTATCGDGFVQAGVETCDDANEDDTDGCPGTCQTATCGDGFVQAGVEACDDGNADDGDLCPTTCEIATCGDGFVLAGVEACDDGNDIDTDDCTNACAVAFCGDGIVHEGAEVCDDGNTDDTDACPSTCAAATCGDGFVQAGVETCDDGNANDHDACPASCATAFCGDGFLRHGAEECDDSNTTPGDGCDAACVVEAVPLAAADGKITLQGNIDAHDPIRDVPNANCSPSTTRLGLPYEIHRVVNDGPLTKTITLRSAWATGQGVIHVYTPPFDPAAPTTNCVDGDNGTAAELPSIPVAPGETKVVVVSAYLTSTPYIGAYDLEISTAPICGDGTTSPAEQCDDGNAVNGDGCNIGCVLEPGYSCNAAGTCFPNVCGDSLLGNGEACDDGNVIASDGCSPTCAAEAGFVCESVGFPCRPIVCGDDIVDAGELCEDGNPFSGDGCSSTCQVEGDTCANVAQLPVRSDGTVRIFSNTDGLVGSDYQAGCAITGRNGDLVYAFTAPSAARWTFTIESATFDSALAVQAACGVEASNLACAETGSTGGGDTVSVTLAANETVYLLVDGYGNSTDNEGSFTLVGTSVSTVAVGATCDTAGATSPCPLGSTCDAGTLTCVATGLCGNNALDAGERCDDGNSSGGDGCSADCTIEGGYVCPGGSGCTIPSCGDGVVSSTEGCDDGNVTDGDGCSSTCRVEGNDCTMPWVLTADASNNVTVSSDTNQASPNFELGCSANTRYGRDRVFQFSPPIDGIWTFTITAASYDSALAVFDGCGETSTQLACSEIGTATSNGTDTVTLELRVGETVYLVVDSYASSATATVRGGTFTMASSVLPIVGDGGSCDPSGVANVCDAGLNCSATTLTCTSTVCGNGVIEPAGNEVCDDGNALAGDGCNADCTQVESGYGCPAGGSLCHPIACGDGWFDAGELCEDGNLVSGDGCSANCLPEGDTCADGTVLPVRQDGTVLLHGSTVGQGANYQAGCTPSGRNGDLVYAFTSPTDALWTFTLSGEAAFDPTLSVQTVCGAPTSNLACEDDNGDGVDEVLTIRLHAGETVYLLVDGWSDSTLNEGTFTLAGASTPLLAVGSTCDSTTTELCAVGSSCDATSLVCTATCGNGALDATGRETCDDGNAVAGDGCSAICQIEAGYACPTAGSACRTVSCGDGFVDLPERCDDANTVDGDGCSATCQIEGDTCAAPWLVTGDPVTHGFTVSSTTLGIGADYDLDCTLSSKNGDRFFEYTAPVRGNYRFEVSGSFDTALGVMSTCGDPTTELACVETGSAGAVDAVTMELQQGQTVYVVVDGYGTTTVNEGTFTLVGSVQAIVDLGGACDPAGVTSVCAFGGVCDQTANVCVATVCGNGVPEPNGGEECDDGNQNDHDACSNNCFVRGENCNAPFDLRLADTNPSPTGFAASGDLNQYGQDRNPSCYGSITATGDYRDVVYAVSGNGTHGEHWTLSLANSSSVDLVLDIASSCDTRNTRIACSANADDATAQTLSFYLGANDTVYVWVDSETTTASSVRGYTLTGTVLPTVAVGGACDVTGAADRCDEGADCVGGTCVASTCGNGTVESGEECDDGNTVDNDGCSNFCYRVGDTCNAPYDLIALNSSTAPNTWEHAGNLTSMTPTYQGSCDATGGYNDAVYSFTAPTDGTYTFTETSSFSATIYANDICPSFSGNDLACVASTSDTFTTTLEAGKTIYIFVDPTGSTAGSTVPSTVTYVLQAVRAP comes from the coding sequence CACCTGCCAGACCGCCGCCTGCGGCGACGGCTTCGTCCAGGCCGGCTCCGAAGAATGCGACGACGGCAACGACGTCGACACCGACGCCTGCCGCAACAACTGCGTGAGCGCCACCTGCGGCGACGGCGTGGTCCACGCCGGCGTCGAGGGCTGCGACGACGGCAACGAGGACGACAGCGACGCCTGCCTCTCGACCTGCGTCTCCGCCACCTGCGGCGACGGCGTCGTGCAGGCGGACGTCGAGGAATGCGACGACGGAAACGCCGACGAGACCGACGCCTGCCTCGCCAACTGCGTCGCCGCCCGCTGCGGCGACGGCTTCGTGCAGGCCGGCGTCGAGGTTTGCGACGACGGCAACACCGACGACACCGATCTCTGCCCCACCACCTGCCAGCCCGCCCGCTGCGGCGACGGCTTCGTGCAGGAAGGCGCCGAGGCCTGCGACGACGGCGCTGCCAACAGCGACACCGCAGCCGACGCCTGCCGCACCAACTGCCAGGAGGCCACCTGCGGCGACGGCACCGTCGACAGCGGGGAGCCCTGCGACGACGGCAACGACGTCGAGACCGACGCCTGCCGCACCGGCTGCATTCCCGCCACCTGCGGCGACGGCTTCGTCCAGGACGGCGTAGAGACCTGCGACGACGCCAACGCCGACGACACCGACGGTTGCCCGGGCACCTGCCAGACCGCCACCTGCGGCGATGGCTTCGTCCAGGCCGGTGTCGAGACCTGCGACGACGCCAACGAAGACGACACCGACGGCTGCCCTGGCACCTGCCAGACCGCCACCTGCGGTGACGGTTTCGTGCAGGCAGGCGTCGAGGCCTGCGACGACGGGAACGCCGACGACGGCGACCTCTGCCCCACCACCTGCGAGATCGCCACCTGCGGCGACGGCTTCGTCCTCGCCGGCGTCGAGGCTTGCGACGACGGCAACGACATCGACACCGATGACTGCACCAACGCCTGTGCGGTCGCATTCTGCGGCGACGGCATCGTCCACGAGGGGGCCGAGGTCTGCGACGACGGCAACACCGACGACACCGACGCCTGCCCTTCGACCTGCGCCGCTGCCACCTGCGGTGACGGTTTCGTGCAGGCCGGCGTCGAGACCTGCGACGACGGCAACGCCAACGACCACGATGCCTGCCCCGCCAGCTGCGCCACCGCGTTCTGCGGCGACGGCTTCCTCCGGCACGGCGCCGAGGAGTGCGACGACTCCAACACCACCCCGGGCGACGGCTGCGACGCAGCCTGCGTCGTCGAGGCGGTGCCCCTCGCCGCTGCGGATGGCAAGATCACCCTGCAGGGCAACATCGACGCGCACGATCCGATCCGCGACGTGCCGAACGCGAACTGCAGCCCCTCGACCACGCGGCTCGGCCTGCCCTACGAGATCCACCGCGTGGTGAACGACGGCCCGCTGACCAAGACCATCACCCTGCGGAGCGCCTGGGCCACGGGCCAGGGCGTGATCCACGTCTACACCCCGCCCTTCGATCCCGCCGCCCCGACCACCAACTGCGTCGACGGTGACAACGGCACCGCCGCCGAGCTCCCGTCGATCCCGGTGGCCCCCGGCGAGACGAAGGTCGTCGTGGTCTCCGCCTACCTGACCTCCACCCCGTACATCGGGGCCTACGACCTGGAGATCTCCACCGCACCGATCTGCGGCGACGGCACGACCAGCCCCGCCGAGCAGTGCGACGACGGCAACGCCGTCAACGGCGACGGCTGCAACATCGGCTGCGTCCTCGAGCCGGGCTACAGCTGCAACGCCGCCGGCACCTGCTTCCCGAACGTCTGCGGCGACTCGCTCCTCGGCAACGGCGAGGCCTGCGACGACGGCAACGTGATCGCGTCGGACGGCTGCTCGCCCACCTGCGCCGCGGAGGCCGGCTTCGTCTGCGAGAGCGTCGGCTTCCCCTGCAGGCCGATCGTCTGCGGCGACGACATCGTCGACGCCGGTGAGCTCTGCGAGGACGGCAACCCGTTCTCCGGCGACGGCTGCAGCTCCACCTGCCAGGTCGAGGGCGACACCTGCGCCAACGTGGCGCAGCTGCCCGTCCGCTCCGATGGAACCGTCCGGATCTTCAGCAACACCGATGGCCTCGTCGGCTCCGACTACCAGGCAGGCTGCGCGATCACCGGCCGCAACGGCGATCTCGTCTACGCCTTCACCGCGCCCTCGGCCGCCCGGTGGACCTTCACCATCGAGAGCGCGACCTTCGACAGCGCCCTCGCGGTCCAGGCTGCGTGCGGCGTCGAGGCGAGCAACCTCGCCTGCGCCGAGACCGGCAGCACCGGGGGCGGCGACACGGTCAGCGTCACCCTCGCTGCGAACGAGACCGTCTACCTGCTGGTCGACGGCTACGGAAACAGCACCGACAACGAAGGCAGCTTCACCCTCGTCGGCACCTCGGTCTCCACCGTCGCCGTCGGCGCGACCTGCGACACCGCCGGGGCCACCAGCCCCTGCCCGCTCGGATCCACTTGCGATGCGGGCACGCTGACCTGCGTCGCCACCGGGCTCTGCGGCAACAATGCCCTCGACGCCGGCGAGCGCTGCGACGACGGCAATAGCTCCGGCGGCGACGGCTGCAGCGCCGACTGCACCATCGAGGGCGGCTACGTCTGCCCCGGTGGCAGCGGCTGCACCATCCCCTCCTGCGGCGACGGCGTCGTCTCCTCCACCGAGGGCTGCGACGACGGGAACGTGACCGACGGCGACGGCTGCTCTTCGACCTGCCGGGTCGAAGGCAACGACTGCACCATGCCCTGGGTCCTCACCGCCGACGCGAGCAACAACGTCACGGTGAGCTCGGACACCAACCAGGCGAGCCCCAACTTCGAGCTCGGCTGCTCGGCCAACACCCGCTACGGGCGTGATCGCGTCTTCCAGTTCAGCCCGCCCATCGACGGCATCTGGACCTTCACCATCACCGCCGCGAGCTACGACTCCGCCCTCGCCGTCTTCGACGGCTGCGGCGAGACGAGCACCCAGCTCGCCTGCAGCGAGATCGGGACCGCGACGAGCAACGGCACCGACACCGTCACCCTCGAGCTGCGGGTCGGCGAGACCGTCTACCTCGTCGTCGACAGCTACGCCTCCAGCGCCACCGCCACCGTACGCGGCGGCACCTTCACCATGGCGAGCTCCGTCCTCCCCATCGTCGGCGACGGCGGCAGCTGCGATCCGAGCGGCGTCGCCAACGTCTGCGATGCGGGCCTCAACTGCTCCGCCACCACCCTCACCTGCACCAGCACCGTCTGCGGCAACGGGGTGATCGAGCCTGCGGGCAACGAGGTCTGCGACGACGGCAACGCGCTCGCCGGCGACGGCTGCAACGCGGACTGCACCCAGGTCGAGAGCGGCTACGGTTGCCCTGCTGGCGGCAGCCTCTGCCATCCGATCGCCTGCGGCGACGGCTGGTTCGACGCCGGCGAGCTCTGCGAGGACGGCAACCTGGTGAGCGGTGACGGCTGCAGCGCGAACTGCCTGCCCGAAGGCGACACGTGCGCCGACGGCACCGTTCTGCCGGTCCGCCAGGACGGCACCGTCCTGCTCCACGGCAGCACCGTGGGACAGGGTGCCAACTACCAGGCGGGCTGCACGCCCTCCGGACGCAACGGCGATCTCGTCTACGCCTTCACTTCGCCCACCGATGCACTCTGGACCTTCACCCTCTCCGGCGAGGCGGCCTTCGATCCGACGCTCTCCGTGCAGACGGTCTGCGGCGCCCCGACGTCCAACCTCGCCTGCGAGGACGACAACGGCGACGGCGTCGACGAGGTCCTCACCATCCGCCTCCACGCAGGCGAGACGGTCTACCTCCTCGTCGACGGCTGGAGCGACTCGACGCTGAACGAGGGCACCTTCACCCTCGCCGGCGCCTCGACGCCCCTCCTCGCCGTGGGCAGCACCTGCGACAGCACCACGACCGAGCTCTGTGCGGTCGGCTCGTCCTGCGACGCCACCAGTCTCGTCTGCACGGCGACCTGCGGCAACGGCGCCCTCGACGCCACCGGCCGCGAGACCTGCGACGACGGAAACGCCGTCGCCGGCGATGGCTGCAGCGCGATCTGCCAGATCGAGGCGGGCTACGCCTGCCCCACCGCGGGGAGCGCCTGCCGCACGGTCAGCTGCGGCGACGGCTTCGTCGATCTGCCCGAGCGCTGCGACGACGCCAACACCGTCGACGGTGACGGCTGCAGCGCGACCTGCCAGATCGAGGGCGACACCTGCGCCGCTCCCTGGCTCGTCACCGGCGACCCCGTCACCCACGGCTTCACGGTGAGCAGCACCACGCTGGGCATCGGCGCCGACTACGATCTCGACTGCACGCTCTCCAGCAAGAACGGCGATCGCTTCTTCGAGTACACCGCGCCGGTCCGCGGCAACTACCGCTTCGAGGTGTCGGGCAGCTTCGACACCGCGCTCGGGGTGATGAGCACCTGCGGCGACCCGACCACCGAGCTGGCATGCGTGGAGACCGGCAGCGCCGGTGCTGTCGACGCAGTGACGATGGAGCTCCAGCAGGGCCAGACCGTGTACGTGGTGGTCGACGGCTACGGCACGACCACCGTCAACGAGGGGACCTTCACCCTCGTGGGCTCGGTCCAGGCCATCGTCGACCTCGGCGGCGCCTGCGATCCTGCCGGCGTCACCAGCGTCTGCGCCTTCGGTGGGGTCTGCGACCAGACCGCCAACGTCTGCGTCGCCACCGTCTGCGGCAACGGCGTCCCCGAGCCCAACGGCGGCGAGGAATGCGACGACGGCAACCAGAACGACCACGACGCCTGCAGCAACAACTGCTTCGTCCGTGGCGAGAACTGCAACGCGCCCTTCGACCTGCGCCTCGCCGACACCAACCCGAGCCCCACCGGTTTCGCCGCGAGCGGCGATCTGAACCAGTACGGCCAGGATCGCAACCCGTCCTGCTACGGCTCGATCACCGCCACCGGCGACTACCGCGACGTGGTCTATGCGGTGAGCGGCAACGGCACCCACGGCGAGCACTGGACCTTGAGCCTCGCCAACAGCAGCAGCGTGGATCTCGTGCTCGACATCGCCAGCAGCTGCGACACGCGGAACACCCGCATCGCCTGCAGCGCCAACGCCGACGACGCGACGGCGCAGACGCTCTCCTTCTACCTGGGGGCGAACGACACCGTCTACGTCTGGGTCGACAGCGAGACCACCACCGCCAGCAGCGTCCGCGGCTACACCCTCACCGGTACCGTCCTCCCGACGGTCGCGGTGGGCGGGGCCTGCGACGTCACCGGTGCTGCGGATCGCTGCGACGAGGGCGCCGACTGCGTCGGCGGCACCTGCGTCGCCTCGACGTGCGGCAACGGCACGGTCGAATCGGGCGAGGAATGCGACGACGGCAACACCGTCGACAACGACGGATGCAGCAACTTCTGCTACCGCGTCGGCGACACCTGCAACGCCCCCTACGACCTGATCGCGCTCAACAGCTCGACCGCACCCAACACCTGGGAGCACGCCGGCAACCTGACCAGCATGACCCCCACCTACCAGGGCAGCTGCGACGCGACCGGCGGCTACAACGACGCGGTCTACTCCTTCACCGCGCCGACGGACGGAACGTATACGTTCACCGAGACGAGCTCCTTCTCGGCGACGATCTACGCGAACGACATCTGCCCGTCCTTCTCCGGGAACGACCTCGCCTGCGTGGCGTCGACGAGCGACACGTTTACGACCACGCTCGAGGCCGGTAAGACGATCTACATCTTCGTCGATCCGACCGGCAGCACCGCGGGTTCCACGGTCCCGAGCACCGTGACTTACGTGCTCCAGGCGGTGCGGGCGCCGTAA